From Paraburkholderia sabiae, a single genomic window includes:
- the nthB gene encoding nitrile hydratase subunit beta — MNGAQDLGGMQSFGPVVPEADEPYFHADWERHALALTIAMGSTGTWNIDMSRAARESLPPAQYLSSSYYEIWFAGLRKLLIETGLATADEIDSGVSQQAGVPLARVLAADQVNPMLFRGSPASRPAPHPARFAVGDAVRTLTLNPPTHTRLPRYCRGKRGEIVAVHGAHVFPDSNALRRGEDPQWLYTVRFDAVELWGRDTTASSVCADCWEPYLEADGTA; from the coding sequence ATGAACGGCGCGCAAGACCTGGGCGGCATGCAATCGTTCGGTCCCGTCGTGCCCGAAGCCGACGAGCCGTATTTCCACGCGGACTGGGAGCGCCACGCGCTCGCGTTGACGATCGCGATGGGCTCGACGGGCACGTGGAACATCGACATGTCGCGCGCCGCGCGCGAGAGCTTGCCGCCCGCGCAGTATCTGTCGAGCAGCTACTACGAGATCTGGTTCGCCGGGCTGCGCAAGCTGCTGATCGAAACGGGGCTCGCGACGGCCGATGAAATCGACAGCGGTGTGTCGCAGCAGGCGGGTGTGCCGCTGGCGCGCGTGCTGGCCGCCGACCAGGTGAACCCGATGCTGTTTCGCGGCAGTCCAGCGTCGCGTCCGGCGCCGCATCCGGCGCGCTTTGCCGTCGGCGATGCCGTGCGCACGCTGACGCTCAATCCGCCGACGCACACGCGACTGCCGCGCTATTGCCGGGGCAAGCGCGGCGAGATCGTCGCCGTGCATGGCGCGCATGTCTTTCCCGATTCGAACGCGCTCCGACGCGGCGAAGATCCGCAATGGCTGTACACGGTGCGCTTCGACGCCGTCGAGTTGTGGGGCAGGGACACGACGGCGTCGTCGGTGTGCGCCGACTGCTGGGAGCCGTATCTCGAAGCGGACGGCACGGCATGA
- a CDS encoding PIG-L deacetylase family protein, translating into MSETSPRLFIVSPHFDDAVFSCGALLAAHSDAAVCTVFAAPPEQDMQTDWDGKAGFAGAYEAIRARTIEDNNALSVLDAIPVRLPFRDAQYGDSPSIGKLAAALEEAIYGSTADTLLMPLGLFHDDHGRVFEACCEILPRMSHLEWFAYEEAIYRPIPGVVQQRLVDLAGRGIVATPASPAADHALDRERQVMLKREAVSAYESQLHAFGPHGCDDVFAAERYWRLAVDRKPARKSRH; encoded by the coding sequence ATGAGCGAAACCAGCCCGCGTCTTTTCATCGTATCGCCGCATTTCGACGACGCCGTCTTCAGTTGCGGCGCGCTGCTCGCCGCGCATTCCGATGCCGCTGTCTGCACCGTGTTCGCCGCGCCGCCCGAGCAGGACATGCAGACCGATTGGGACGGCAAGGCAGGTTTCGCGGGCGCATACGAAGCGATCCGCGCGCGGACGATCGAAGACAACAACGCGCTCTCGGTGCTCGACGCGATCCCCGTGCGGCTGCCGTTTCGCGACGCGCAATACGGCGATTCACCGTCGATCGGCAAGCTCGCCGCGGCGCTGGAGGAAGCCATCTACGGTTCGACGGCCGACACGCTGCTGATGCCGCTCGGTCTCTTTCACGACGACCACGGCCGCGTGTTCGAAGCGTGCTGCGAAATCCTGCCGCGCATGTCGCACCTGGAATGGTTCGCGTACGAAGAAGCGATCTATAGGCCGATACCCGGCGTCGTGCAGCAGCGGCTCGTCGATCTGGCCGGGCGCGGCATCGTCGCGACACCCGCGAGCCCGGCCGCCGATCACGCCCTCGACCGCGAGCGCCAGGTCATGCTCAAGCGCGAAGCCGTGTCGGCCTATGAAAGCCAGCTGCACGCGTTCGGGCCGCATGGCTGCGACGACGTGTTCGCCGCCGAGCGCTACTGGCGCCTCGCCGTCGACCGGAAGCCGGCCCGCAAATCCAGACATTGA
- a CDS encoding (2Fe-2S)-binding protein, protein MSHHIDCQGSCSQHDADTPRHDEHDATPSSSARRRFLQSAAAAAAVGTAPYAHAQTQTPQAQQPVARSTVPPRTVKLNINGRDYSLHLEPRVTLLDALREYAGLTGTKKGCDRGQCGACTVLSNGRRINSCLTLAVMHEGDKITTVEGLASNGTLNPVQRAFIEQDAFQCGYCTPGQICSATALLSEFDAGAPSTVTADVRRRPPQLSDEEIRERMSGNICRCGAYVNIVAAVQSAHRGTVGSGTGDTYTTFVIKTSDVA, encoded by the coding sequence ATGTCCCACCACATCGACTGTCAGGGTTCGTGCTCGCAACACGATGCGGACACGCCCCGCCACGACGAGCATGACGCCACGCCTTCGAGTTCCGCACGCCGCCGCTTCCTGCAATCGGCGGCGGCAGCAGCAGCCGTGGGCACAGCGCCCTACGCTCATGCGCAAACGCAAACACCGCAGGCACAACAACCCGTTGCACGTTCAACCGTGCCGCCGCGCACGGTCAAGCTCAACATCAACGGACGCGATTACTCGCTGCATCTCGAACCGCGCGTGACGCTGCTCGACGCGCTGCGCGAATACGCCGGACTCACAGGCACGAAGAAAGGCTGCGACCGCGGACAATGCGGCGCGTGCACGGTGCTCTCGAACGGACGCCGCATCAACTCGTGCCTGACACTCGCCGTGATGCACGAAGGCGACAAGATCACGACCGTCGAAGGACTTGCGAGCAACGGCACGCTGAACCCCGTGCAGCGCGCATTCATCGAACAGGACGCGTTCCAGTGCGGCTACTGTACGCCGGGGCAAATCTGTTCGGCGACAGCTTTGCTCTCTGAGTTCGACGCCGGCGCGCCGAGCACGGTGACAGCGGACGTGCGGCGCCGTCCGCCGCAACTCTCCGACGAGGAAATCCGCGAACGCATGAGCGGCAACATCTGCCGCTGCGGCGCGTATGTGAACATCGTCGCGGCCGTGCAGTCCGCGCATCGCGGCACGGTCGGCAGCGGCACGGGCGACACCTATACGACGTTCGTCATCAAGACGAGCGACGTCGCGTAA
- a CDS encoding nucleotidyltransferase family protein, whose protein sequence is MSYASLATGILLAAGYGSRFDPEGIHNKLLARLPDGTPVAHESAHRMLLVVPHVIAIVRPGSELLARVLNDAGCHVIFSADAERGMGASLAAGIEASDDSDGWIVALADMPRIAPSTIEAVARTVDNGASIVAPYYQGQRGHPVGFGIEHRDALIALDGDTGARALFATHDVTRIDVDDKGVLSDVDTPADLRNV, encoded by the coding sequence ATGTCATATGCCTCCCTCGCCACCGGCATACTCCTCGCCGCCGGCTACGGATCGCGCTTCGACCCGGAAGGCATCCACAACAAACTCCTCGCCCGCCTCCCCGACGGCACGCCCGTCGCGCACGAATCCGCGCACCGCATGCTTCTCGTCGTACCTCACGTAATCGCAATCGTGCGCCCCGGCTCCGAACTGCTCGCCCGCGTGCTCAACGACGCCGGCTGTCACGTGATCTTCTCCGCCGACGCCGAACGCGGCATGGGCGCAAGCCTCGCCGCCGGCATCGAAGCGAGCGACGACTCAGACGGCTGGATCGTCGCGCTCGCCGATATGCCGCGCATCGCGCCATCGACCATCGAAGCCGTCGCGCGCACAGTCGACAACGGCGCGTCGATCGTCGCGCCCTACTATCAGGGTCAGCGCGGCCATCCCGTCGGCTTCGGCATCGAGCACCGCGACGCATTGATCGCGCTCGACGGCGACACCGGCGCTCGCGCCCTCTTCGCGACGCACGACGTCACGCGCATCGACGTCGACGACAAAGGCGTGCTCAGCGATGTCGATACGCCCGCCGATCTCCGCAACGTCTAA
- a CDS encoding nitrile hydratase accessory protein — protein MSAQTFASKESRELLDALPDLPRDGAGPVFAAPWQAAAFAMTLALHERGVFTWPEWAATLADAIRDAQAQGDPDRGDTYYAHWLTALERIATAKGCVTRDGLNERRDAWDAAARRTPHGQPIELD, from the coding sequence ATGAGCGCGCAGACTTTTGCTTCGAAGGAATCGCGCGAGTTGCTCGATGCGCTGCCTGACTTGCCGCGCGACGGCGCCGGTCCGGTGTTCGCCGCGCCGTGGCAGGCGGCCGCATTCGCGATGACGCTCGCGCTGCACGAGCGGGGCGTGTTCACGTGGCCGGAATGGGCTGCGACGCTGGCCGACGCGATTCGCGACGCGCAGGCGCAGGGCGACCCCGATCGCGGCGACACCTACTATGCGCACTGGCTGACGGCGCTCGAACGGATCGCGACGGCCAAAGGCTGCGTGACGCGCGACGGCCTGAACGAGCGCCGGGACGCGTGGGACGCAGCGGCGCGCCGCACGCCGCATGGTCAGCCGATCGAACTGGATTGA
- a CDS encoding xanthine dehydrogenase family protein molybdopterin-binding subunit: MSTIIGHPLDRTDGLLKVTGEARYAAEFPEARLAHGVLVTSTIARGSIASIDTSRASSLPGVLLVMTYQNAPRLPNNGKPALAPPAGRHLSLLQDNQIHYSNEPIAIVVADTLEHATDAARQLRVTYAAQPPALDFTQAKASAHAPDKPQGRQTDTSRGNYDAGLAAGVVRVDAVYTTPMEHHNPMEPHATMAVWDGPQLTLYDSTQGVTGTRTAVAKTLGISPDDVRVISPFVGGGFGCKGSAWSHVVLCAMAAKQTGRPVRLALERPQMFGPVGGRPFTEQRMVIAAKHDGTLTAMRHDSFSNTSMIEDWTETCCMVTRMMYAVPNQVTTHRLVQLNVGTPTFMRAPGETTGSWALETAMDELSYQLKMDPLALRLKNYAESDPQENKPWSSKALRQCYSVGAERFGWSRRKPQPRSMRDGNTLIGLGMGTATYPANRSEAAALARILPDGTAMVVSGTQDIGTGTYTVMTQVASDALGIAPENIRFGLGDSSLPKAPVSGGSQSVASVSPAVRDACEQARGKLVAMALADHGSPVFGLSSDDVVVQNGWVISKSDQSKRDPIAAVLARAGGQPIEASISTKPGDEKQRYSFHSWGAVFAEVHVDADLGTIRVARITAVYNVGRMLNVKTARSQLMGGLVWGIGAALEEESLLDAQYGRFVNANLAEYHVPVNADVQSLDVVVLDEPDPFINSLGSRGIGEIGITGVVAAIGNAVYHATGVRVRDLPVTLDKVLV; encoded by the coding sequence ATGAGCACGATCATTGGACATCCTCTGGACCGCACCGACGGTCTGCTGAAGGTCACGGGCGAAGCGCGCTACGCGGCCGAGTTTCCCGAAGCGCGTCTCGCGCACGGCGTGCTGGTGACGAGCACGATTGCGCGCGGCTCGATTGCGTCGATCGATACGAGCCGCGCGTCGTCGTTGCCGGGCGTGCTGCTCGTGATGACATATCAGAACGCACCGCGTCTGCCGAACAACGGTAAGCCCGCGCTCGCGCCGCCTGCGGGACGGCATCTGTCGCTGTTGCAGGACAACCAGATTCACTACAGCAACGAGCCGATCGCGATCGTCGTCGCGGATACCCTGGAACATGCAACGGACGCCGCGCGTCAGTTGCGCGTGACGTACGCCGCGCAGCCGCCCGCGCTCGATTTCACGCAGGCCAAAGCCAGCGCGCACGCGCCCGACAAGCCGCAAGGCCGACAGACCGACACGTCGCGCGGCAACTACGACGCCGGGCTTGCGGCGGGCGTGGTACGCGTCGACGCCGTCTACACGACGCCGATGGAGCATCACAATCCGATGGAGCCGCACGCGACGATGGCCGTGTGGGACGGCCCGCAACTGACGCTCTACGATTCGACGCAAGGCGTGACGGGCACACGCACGGCCGTCGCAAAGACGCTCGGCATATCACCCGACGATGTGCGCGTGATCTCGCCGTTCGTCGGCGGCGGCTTCGGCTGCAAGGGCTCGGCGTGGTCGCACGTGGTGCTGTGCGCGATGGCCGCGAAGCAGACGGGACGTCCTGTGCGGCTCGCGCTGGAGAGGCCGCAGATGTTCGGGCCCGTCGGCGGCCGGCCGTTCACCGAACAGCGCATGGTGATCGCCGCGAAGCACGACGGCACGCTCACCGCGATGCGGCACGACAGTTTCTCGAACACGTCGATGATCGAGGACTGGACGGAGACCTGCTGCATGGTCACGCGGATGATGTACGCGGTGCCGAATCAGGTGACGACGCATCGCCTCGTGCAGCTGAACGTCGGCACGCCGACGTTCATGCGCGCGCCGGGCGAAACGACGGGTTCATGGGCGCTCGAAACGGCGATGGACGAGCTGTCGTATCAGCTGAAGATGGATCCGCTCGCGCTGCGTCTGAAGAACTACGCGGAGAGCGATCCGCAGGAAAACAAGCCGTGGTCGAGCAAGGCGTTGCGGCAGTGTTATAGCGTCGGCGCGGAGCGTTTCGGCTGGTCGCGCCGCAAGCCGCAGCCGCGTTCGATGCGCGACGGCAATACGCTGATCGGCCTTGGCATGGGCACGGCGACGTATCCCGCGAATCGCAGCGAAGCGGCGGCGCTCGCGCGGATTCTGCCCGATGGCACGGCGATGGTTGTGTCGGGCACGCAGGATATCGGCACGGGCACGTACACGGTGATGACGCAGGTCGCGTCGGATGCGCTCGGTATCGCGCCGGAGAACATTCGCTTCGGACTCGGCGATTCGTCGCTGCCTAAGGCGCCCGTGTCGGGTGGCTCGCAGTCCGTCGCGAGCGTGTCGCCTGCTGTGCGCGATGCGTGCGAGCAGGCGCGCGGCAAGCTTGTGGCAATGGCGCTCGCCGATCACGGTTCGCCTGTGTTCGGTTTGTCGTCCGATGATGTTGTCGTGCAGAACGGCTGGGTGATCAGCAAGTCCGATCAGTCGAAGCGCGATCCCATCGCGGCCGTGCTTGCCCGAGCGGGCGGGCAGCCGATCGAGGCTTCCATCAGCACCAAACCCGGCGATGAGAAGCAGCGTTACTCGTTTCATTCGTGGGGCGCTGTGTTCGCCGAAGTGCATGTCGATGCGGATCTTGGGACGATTCGTGTTGCCCGGATTACTGCTGTTTATAACGTTGGGCGGATGCTTAATGTGAAGACGGCACGTAGCCAGTTGATGGGTGGGCTTGTGTGGGGTATTGGTGCTGCTCTCGAGGAAGAGAGTCTGCTTGATGCGCAGTATGGGCGGTTTGTTAATGCCAATCTGGCCGAGTATCACGTGCCTGTGAATGCCGATGTTCAGTCTTTGGACGTTGTCGTGCTCGATGAGCCCGATCCTTTTATTAATTCGCTTGGTTCTCGCGGGATTGGGGAGATTGGGATTACGGGTGTTGTTGCTGCTATTGGGAACGCCGTTTATCACGCTACCGGGGTTAGGGTTCGGGATTTGCCTGTTACTTTGGATAAGGTTTTGGTTTGA
- the nthA gene encoding nitrile hydratase subunit alpha, with amino-acid sequence MTHDASHEHKHSHDHEGSELPEMDLRVRALESLLIEKGYVDPKALDALIDTYEHKVGPRNGARVVAKAWCDPEFRRSLLDDATAAIASLGFTGRQGEHMVALENTKDVHNMVVCTLCSCYPWPVLGLPPIWYKSAPYRSRAVIDPRGVLGEFGVTLPDDTGIRVWDSTAEVRYLVLPMRPPGTDTLSEDELADLVTRDSMIGTGLALAPHAAKQSATGGQP; translated from the coding sequence ATGACGCATGATGCATCTCACGAACACAAACATTCGCACGATCACGAAGGCAGCGAACTGCCCGAGATGGACCTGCGCGTGCGCGCGCTGGAATCGCTGCTGATCGAAAAGGGTTATGTCGATCCGAAGGCTCTCGATGCGCTGATCGACACTTACGAGCACAAGGTCGGTCCGCGCAATGGCGCGCGCGTGGTCGCGAAGGCATGGTGCGATCCGGAGTTTCGCCGCTCGCTGCTCGACGATGCGACGGCGGCGATTGCGTCGCTCGGTTTCACGGGGCGGCAGGGCGAGCATATGGTCGCGCTGGAGAATACGAAGGACGTGCACAACATGGTCGTGTGCACGCTGTGTTCGTGCTATCCGTGGCCTGTGCTGGGCTTGCCGCCCATCTGGTACAAATCGGCGCCGTACCGCTCGCGCGCCGTGATCGATCCGCGCGGTGTGCTCGGTGAATTCGGCGTGACGCTTCCTGACGATACCGGGATCCGCGTCTGGGATTCGACGGCGGAAGTGCGCTATCTCGTGCTGCCGATGCGTCCGCCCGGCACGGACACGTTGAGCGAAGACGAACTCGCCGATCTCGTGACGCGCGATTCGATGATCGGCACGGGCCTCGCGCTCGCACCTCACGCGGCGAAGCAATCGGCAACGGGAGGCCAGCCATGA
- a CDS encoding IS481 family transposase, with the protein MPWEAKNTMNLREEFVSLAATQALSFSELCRRYRISRQTGYKWLDRHKAEGPGGLADRSRRPHHSPLRSPEHIEARVLELRREHGWGGRKIERRLKDLGETEVPAPATITEILRRHGLIDEQASQQRQHWQRFEHAHPNLLWQMDFKGDVQTLKDGRCMPLTVIDDHSRYNLVLSACSRTTTQVVQAELERAFRCYGLPARINTDNGAPWGSPSAPGQLTELAVWLIRLGILVSYSRPYHPQTNGKDERFHRTLKAEVLDRQAFSTHAHMQQALDRWRHVYNVERPHEALGMATPITRYACSLRAMPERVPEPEYGPGDEVLRVNASGVVRLRGQKLKLSIALKGLQVAARMSEKEDGVIEIWFAHQRVAKLDLKTPKP; encoded by the coding sequence ATGCCCTGGGAAGCAAAAAACACCATGAATCTCCGCGAAGAATTCGTCAGCCTGGCCGCCACACAGGCCCTGTCATTCAGCGAGCTATGCCGGCGCTACCGGATCAGCCGCCAGACCGGCTACAAGTGGCTGGACCGTCACAAGGCCGAAGGCCCCGGCGGGCTGGCCGACCGCTCCCGACGCCCGCACCACAGCCCCCTGCGCTCACCTGAACACATCGAAGCGCGGGTGCTGGAACTGCGTCGCGAACATGGCTGGGGCGGACGCAAGATCGAACGGCGCCTGAAGGATCTGGGCGAGACAGAGGTGCCCGCGCCCGCCACGATCACCGAAATCCTGCGCCGCCATGGGCTCATCGATGAACAGGCGTCGCAGCAGCGCCAGCACTGGCAGCGCTTCGAGCACGCGCATCCGAACCTGCTGTGGCAGATGGACTTCAAGGGCGACGTCCAGACGCTGAAGGATGGGCGCTGCATGCCGCTGACGGTCATCGACGATCACTCGCGCTACAACCTCGTGCTGAGCGCCTGCTCGCGTACGACCACACAGGTCGTGCAGGCCGAGCTTGAGCGCGCGTTCCGCTGCTACGGGCTGCCCGCGCGCATCAACACCGACAACGGCGCGCCGTGGGGCTCGCCCAGCGCGCCGGGGCAGCTCACCGAACTCGCGGTCTGGCTGATCCGGCTGGGCATCCTGGTGAGCTACAGCCGGCCGTATCACCCGCAGACCAATGGTAAGGACGAACGGTTTCACCGCACGCTGAAGGCCGAAGTGCTGGACCGGCAGGCCTTCAGCACACATGCGCACATGCAGCAGGCACTGGATCGCTGGCGGCACGTGTACAACGTCGAACGTCCGCACGAGGCACTCGGGATGGCCACGCCCATCACGCGCTACGCGTGTAGCCTGCGCGCGATGCCCGAGCGGGTGCCCGAGCCCGAATACGGCCCCGGCGATGAAGTGTTGCGGGTCAATGCCAGCGGCGTGGTGCGCCTGCGCGGCCAGAAACTGAAGCTGTCGATCGCGCTCAAGGGGCTGCAGGTAGCCGCCCGCATGAGCGAGAAGGAAGACGGGGTGATCGAGATCTGGTTCGCCCATCAGCGGGTCGCAAAACTTGACCTGAAGACTCCCAAACCCTGA
- a CDS encoding FAD binding domain-containing protein codes for MDAISYERAADIAGAVRAAQQPGTMFIGGGTNLLDLMKGGVTRPVKLVDITRIQGLDVVSTLPDGGLRIGALVRNSDAANHALVRERYPLLTQALVAGASAQLRNMATVGGNLMQRTRCPYFYDTAFTACNKREPGSGCAAINGHNRMHAILGASTQCIAVNPSDMSVALAALDATVRVSGPQGERVIPFGEFHRLPGDRADLDTTLRLGELITSVDLPPPIYSEHAHYLKVRDRASYAFALVSVAAALQMDGNTVRSARIALGGVAHKPWRATSAEQMIAGKPLDSTTLRNAANAALSEAKPLHDNAFKVRLAQNAIVRAVNQAASGTSGVGGFA; via the coding sequence ATGGATGCGATCTCCTACGAACGCGCCGCCGATATCGCCGGTGCCGTGCGCGCCGCGCAGCAACCGGGCACCATGTTCATCGGCGGCGGCACCAATCTGCTCGATCTGATGAAGGGCGGCGTGACGCGACCCGTGAAGCTCGTCGATATCACGCGGATACAAGGGCTCGACGTCGTGTCGACGCTGCCCGACGGCGGGCTGCGTATCGGCGCACTCGTGCGCAACAGCGATGCAGCGAATCATGCGCTCGTGCGCGAGCGTTATCCGCTGCTGACGCAGGCGCTTGTTGCAGGCGCGTCGGCGCAATTGCGCAATATGGCGACCGTCGGCGGCAATCTGATGCAGCGCACGCGCTGTCCGTACTTCTACGACACCGCGTTCACCGCCTGCAACAAGCGCGAGCCCGGCAGCGGCTGCGCGGCGATCAACGGCCACAATCGCATGCACGCGATTCTCGGCGCGAGCACGCAATGCATCGCCGTGAATCCGTCCGATATGAGCGTCGCGCTCGCGGCGCTCGATGCAACCGTCCGCGTGAGCGGCCCGCAAGGCGAGCGCGTGATTCCGTTCGGCGAGTTTCATCGCTTGCCTGGCGACCGCGCCGATCTCGACACGACGCTGCGCCTCGGTGAACTGATCACGTCCGTCGATCTGCCGCCGCCCATCTACAGCGAACACGCGCACTACCTCAAGGTGCGCGACCGCGCGAGCTATGCGTTCGCGCTGGTGTCGGTCGCGGCCGCGCTGCAGATGGACGGAAATACCGTGCGTAGCGCGCGCATCGCGTTGGGCGGCGTCGCGCACAAGCCGTGGCGCGCGACGTCGGCGGAACAGATGATCGCGGGCAAGCCGCTCGATAGCACGACGCTGCGCAATGCAGCCAACGCCGCATTGAGCGAAGCGAAACCGCTGCACGACAACGCGTTCAAGGTGCGCCTCGCGCAGAACGCGATCGTGCGCGCGGTGAACCAGGCAGCAAGCGGAACAAGCGGCGTTGGAGGTTTTGCATGA
- a CDS encoding potassium transporter Kup, with product MSLSATHAGAESIGAPAPHKPALRSLALAALGVVYGDIGTSPLYTLQTVFAPSSGLPLTPLNVIGIVSLIFWSLTIVVSLKYVALILRANNHGEGGIMALLALASSSVANRPRLRHTLLVVGVMGASLFYGDSIITPAISVLSAVEGLEVAAPFLKTCVIPVTLIALVTLFVMQKHGTSGIGAVFGPVMVVWFVVLAVVGVTNVVAAPAILAALDPLAGLAFCLRHEWLAFIALGAVVLSLTGAEALYADMGHFGARPIRLTWFGLVFPALALNYLGQGALLISKPAAVQNPFYLLFPQWALYPMIVLATVATVIASQAVISGTYSMTKQAMQLGFLPRMNVVYTSEKEIGQIYVPGINWTLLAAVVAAVLGFGSSTALGSAYGIAVTGTMLITTLLTFFVVRYAWHYNWALCVFATAFFFVIDATFFAANLLKIVEGGWFPLLIGFVMFTIMATWGRGWEIMLAEARARAGTMPLKTYLQKLVAREPVRVGGTAIFLTPNPDSVPHALVNNLIHNHVLHKRVVFLTVNNDEIPWVAESERVSLTTVCEGCYQLTIRYGFKDEVDLPKALATAKSLGLDVEPDEASYFLSRATVVPTPGAGMAMWRERLFAVMLHNVGNVAAYFKLPANRVIEVGARVEI from the coding sequence CCGTCGAGCGGATTGCCGCTCACACCGCTGAACGTGATCGGCATCGTCTCGCTGATCTTCTGGTCGCTCACCATCGTCGTGTCGCTCAAGTATGTGGCGCTGATCCTGCGCGCGAACAATCACGGCGAGGGCGGCATCATGGCGCTGCTCGCGCTGGCGTCGTCGTCGGTGGCGAACCGGCCGCGACTGCGGCATACGCTGCTGGTCGTCGGCGTGATGGGCGCGTCGCTGTTTTACGGCGACAGCATCATCACGCCCGCGATCTCCGTGCTCAGTGCCGTCGAAGGTCTCGAAGTCGCCGCACCGTTTCTGAAGACCTGCGTGATACCCGTCACGCTGATCGCGCTCGTCACGCTGTTCGTGATGCAGAAGCATGGAACCTCGGGTATCGGCGCCGTGTTCGGGCCCGTGATGGTCGTGTGGTTCGTCGTGCTCGCCGTGGTCGGCGTGACCAATGTCGTCGCCGCGCCCGCGATTCTCGCCGCGCTCGATCCGCTCGCCGGTCTCGCGTTCTGTCTGCGTCACGAGTGGCTCGCGTTCATCGCGCTGGGCGCCGTCGTGCTGTCGCTGACGGGCGCCGAGGCGCTCTACGCCGACATGGGCCACTTCGGCGCGCGGCCGATCCGTCTCACGTGGTTCGGTCTCGTGTTTCCCGCGCTGGCGCTGAACTATCTCGGTCAGGGCGCGCTGCTGATTTCGAAGCCCGCCGCCGTGCAGAACCCGTTCTACCTGCTCTTTCCGCAATGGGCGTTGTATCCGATGATCGTGCTCGCGACGGTCGCCACCGTGATCGCATCGCAAGCGGTGATCTCCGGCACTTACTCGATGACCAAGCAGGCGATGCAACTCGGTTTCCTGCCGCGCATGAACGTCGTCTACACGTCGGAGAAAGAGATCGGCCAGATCTATGTGCCCGGCATCAACTGGACGCTGCTTGCCGCCGTGGTCGCGGCCGTGCTCGGCTTCGGCTCGTCGACGGCGCTCGGTTCCGCGTACGGCATCGCGGTGACGGGCACGATGCTGATCACGACGCTGCTGACCTTCTTCGTCGTGCGCTACGCATGGCATTACAACTGGGCGCTGTGCGTATTCGCGACCGCGTTCTTCTTCGTGATCGACGCGACGTTCTTCGCGGCGAATCTGCTGAAGATCGTCGAAGGCGGCTGGTTCCCGCTGCTGATCGGCTTCGTGATGTTCACGATCATGGCGACATGGGGGCGCGGCTGGGAAATCATGCTTGCCGAGGCGCGTGCGCGCGCGGGCACGATGCCGCTGAAGACCTATCTGCAGAAGCTCGTCGCGCGCGAACCGGTGCGCGTCGGCGGCACGGCGATCTTTCTGACGCCGAATCCCGACAGCGTGCCGCATGCGCTCGTCAACAACCTCATCCACAACCACGTGCTGCACAAACGCGTGGTGTTCCTCACCGTGAACAACGACGAGATACCGTGGGTCGCCGAGAGCGAACGCGTCAGTCTGACGACGGTATGCGAAGGCTGCTATCAGCTCACGATCCGCTATGGATTCAAGGACGAAGTCGACTTGCCGAAAGCGCTTGCGACGGCGAAATCGCTCGGTCTCGATGTCGAACCGGACGAGGCGTCGTACTTCCTCAGCCGCGCGACCGTCGTACCGACGCCCGGCGCGGGCATGGCGATGTGGCGCGAGCGGCTCTTCGCGGTGATGCTGCACAATGTCGGCAATGTGGCCGCCTATTTCAAGCTGCCCGCAAACCGCGTGATCGAAGTCGGCGCGCGCGTGGAGATCTGA